The stretch of DNA CACGTCGTCCCCGCTCACAACCTTGCCGAAGATGGTGTGCTTGCCGTTCAGGAAGTCGGTGGGCGCGAAGGTGATAAAGAACTGGGAGCCGTTCGTCGCCGGGCCGCTGTTCGCCATCGCCAGGACGCCGGAGCTGTTGAAGGTCAGGTTGGTGCGGAACTCGTCGGCGAACTGGTAGCCGGGACCGCCCGTGCCCCATTCGGCCTTCTTCGCGTCTTCCACGCTCTTGGGGTCGCCCGTCTGCGCCATGAAGTCCTGGATGACGCGGTGGAAGCGGATGCCGTCGAAGAAGTGGTTGCGGGCGAGGAACACGAAGTTGTTGACCGTAACGGGGGTTTCCTGCTCGTACAGGTCGGCGAGGATCTGGCCCTTGTCAGTGTCGATCAGCGCGTAGTAGTCCTTGCCGTCCTGCAGGCTCAGCGTGGGCTCGGACTTGAACTCGCGCACCGGCTTGTCGGTCAGGAAGGGCACCTGGGTGTAGCCCGAGGGGATGGGGCCGGGGGTGGTGACCGTCGCGGTCTTGGCCGCGTCCGTTCCACTGCTGTCCGTCTTGCTGGCATCGGCCTGGGTGTCCGTCTTGGTCGTGTCGGTCGCCGCCTGGTCAGTGCTGGTCTGCGCGTTGGCGTCGGCCTTTTTCTGGCAGGCGGTCAGGGTGAGGAGGGCGGTGAGCAGCGCGGTCAGGAGGAGGGGGGCGGGCTTGGTCACGGGGGTAGTCTAGCGGGACCGGGTGAGGGTCACCTCCGCCGAAAGAGGGGCATCTCTCCCGGCCCATCTCCTACACTGGGCGGGTGATCGTGACGATAGACGGCGTGGCCGCCAGCGGAAAATCAAGCGTCGCGTCGGGCGTCGCGCGGGCGCTCGGCGTGCCCTACGTGAGCAGCGGGCTGCTGTACCGCGCCGCGACCCTGCTCGCCTTGGAAGCCGGGCTGAACCCGGAGGACGCCCCGGCCCTCCTCGCCCAGCTGGAGGCGAACCCGCTGCGGCTCGAACCCCTGGCCGAGGGGAACCGGGTGTGGCTGGAGGAACGGGACCTGACGGACGACCTCCATTCCTCCCGGGTGGACGCGGGGGTGAGCGCCGTTGCCCGGCTTTCCCAGGTGCGCGAGTGGGTGAACGCCCAGCTTCGCGCCCTCCCCGACCCCTTCGTGGCCGAGGGGCGGGACATGGGCACGAATGTCTTCCCCCACGCGGACGCGAAGTTCTACCTGACGGCGAGTCCCCGTGTCCGCGCCCAGCGCCGGGCCCGTGAACGGGCCGAGGACGTACCCGCCATCGAGGCCGCCCTGGTCGAGCGCGACCGCCGCGACGCCGGGCAGAGCGCCCCCGCCCCGGATGCCCGGGTGATCGACACGAGCGTCCTCTCACTGGAGGGCGTGATCGGGGCGGTGCTGGCAGGGTTACCGGCGCGAACGGCGTAGGGGTCCAGTCCTTTCGCCTTCTCCCGGTCTGGTGATGCCCAAAAAAACCGCCCCACCCGGATGGGCGGAGCGGCGGGAGGAAACTCGGCTCAGGGCTTGAGCAGTTCCAGAATGTACTTGTTGAAGGGGCTGTCGTCGGGGCTGCCCTGGCTGGGGTCATCACCTTCGGACTTGCACAGGATGTTGCAGCTCGACACTTCCAGGTAGTAGGTGCCGGTGGCGGGCAGCTTGTACGTGATGGACGAATCCTGTCCGTTGGAGTCGTCGTTGAAGGTCAGCTTCTTGCCGCTGGCGTCACGCAGGACCAGGAACGAGTCCAGTCCGCCGCCGATGGTGGTGCGCGCGATCACGTTGGCGGTGATCTCGTCGCCCGCCGTGCCCTGGAAGGAGAAGAAGTCCAGGTCGCGGTCCTGACCGTAGATGTAGGCCGTCTGGGTGCGGGTGTTGTAGGCGATGGGCTTGGCGGTCGCCAGGGTATCGTTGGGCTCGTACGGGTCCACCGGATTGAGGTTCACGGCCCCCCTCGTCAGCACCACCCGGTTCTCGGCCACGGTGCTGATCGCGCTGCCCGAGGCCACCGTAAGTTTACCGACGAAGGTGTCACGCTCGCTGGTCTGCCCACCCGTTAGGCTGAGGTCGGGAGTCGCCACCCGCAGGGTGTAGGTCCCAGGCGCGATGGACACGAAGTCCGCGTAGCCGTCTGCGTCGGTCTGCACAGCATAAACGGCGCCGTCGGTCCCCTCACCCTCCAGGATGACGTCGGCCAGAATGCCGGGCACGTAGCCGCCCTGGGTCTGCACCTCGACCCTCACCCGGGCCGCCCCACCCGCCTGAGGCATGTCACCACTCTTGAGACGCTCGGCAAGCCGGTCCATGCGAATCAGGCCGTAGCCCGTCTCGCGGTCGAAGCCCGCGGCGTTGCTGCCAATGCTGCCATCGGCGGTCTCCTCTAGCAGGCGGCGCACCTGATAGGGGTCGAGGCCCGGCTTGGCGCCCAGGATCACTGCCGCCGCGCCCGAGGTATAGGGCCCGGAGAACGAGGTGCCGCTGATGAGCTGATAACCGCTGCCACCGGGAGCGGTGTACCCACTCTTGCGGCTACCGTCCTTGTTGAGAAACAGTGGAGAAGCCAGCAGCACGTCCACCCCAGGTGCAGCCACACTCACGTTGCGCCCGAAGGTGGAGAAACCCGCCTTGTTGTTGTTAATGTCCAGAGCGGCGGAGGAGATCAGGCCCGGGTACTGCGAAGGATTGCGCCACTCCTCGCGGGCCGTGTTGCCTGCCGATGCTACCACCGTGACGTTCCGCTCCAGCGCGTAGTCAAAGGCCTGCTTGACGAGAGGCGAGTACCCCAACCCGCCCCAGGAGTTGTTGAGGACCTGGCTGCCCTGGTTGACGGACCAGATCGCGGCCCGCGCTACATAGTAGTCCCCGACGAATTCAGGCTCGAAGATGGCGGCGGTGTAGAACTTCGCGCCGGGTGCCACCCCCGAGATGCCCTTGCCATCCTTGGCCGCCGCGATGGTCGAGGTGACCGCCGTACCGTGCTCAATCTCGGGGTCCACCTTCTGGTCGACCTTGCCGTCCATGCCGTCGATGGCGTCGATCCAGGCCTGGACATCGGTGTAGGTCGTGTTCGTGACGGGATCGAAGGCCTTGCCCGCCCAGTTGGCCCACAGGTCGGGATGGGACACATCGGCGGGATCGTCAATCACACCGACCTTCACGCCCTCACCGGTGAAGCCCGCGTCCCATGCAGCCTGAGCGTTCATGTGGTTGCTGTCCAGCGCGTACTGCGGCAGGGTATCAAAGACCTGATTGGCTGCCTGTGAACTCAGACCCGCGTCGCGGAACACAGGCGTCTCCCGGCGCTCGACAACCTGGGCCGCGGCGTACCGCACCTGCCCCTCGCGCATCAAACGCACGCCCACCGTGCGGGCATCCTGGCCCGCGGGCAAGCCGATCAGGGCCACGTCCAGTTCGGGAATGCGGTCGAGGACCTGGCCGCCCAACCGTGAGGCGAGGGCTTCAGCGCTCCCACCGCGCAGGTTCACCACGAGCTGGTTACGCACGTACATCTCGCCGCTCTTGGTCGTGACGACCTGAGCGGGGTCGATGGTGGCGAAGGCAGGATGGGACACCGTGCTCCCCGAGCCTGTGGGGGAGACCGCCTGCTGGCCACAGGCCGCGAGCGTCGCGGTGAGGACCACCGCAGCAAGAGAAATCTTTTTCATGGGTTACTCCTCAATTCACTCGCGGGTCGTGAAGTCGTTGACTTCGGTGTACTGCTGCCGGACGCCACCAGGCACGATCAGGGCGGCACTGTCAGGGTCGCTGTACACCGAGTAGGCGGCGACATAGTTGGTGGCCGAGGCCGGTTTGCTGGGATCAGCCAGGCGATAGGCGTAGGCCTTGTTGAGGAACCAACTGTAGCGGCGGTTGGCCTGGAGCGGCGTCACCGGCAGGTCCAGCAGGGTATTCTCGAACTGGTGCGGCACGCTCAGCACGTCGCTGGCCGCGTCGTAGATCACGGTGTCGTTGTCCGTCTTGGGGTCATTGTCGGTGGCCCAACTGTCCCGGAAGACGTAGTACAGACTGCTGGCCTGGAGGTTGCTGAGGATCTGGGTTTCCGGCTTGCCCGCCGCGTCAAAGCCCTTACGCACGACCAGGCGCTTTGCCCCATAGGCGTAGCTGTCACCGGTGAGGAAGTCACCGACCCGCAGGTCCAGGTGCGCGCCCGTGGCTCCCATCTGGAACAGATTGAGCTTGAGGGTGTAGGTGGGCGTGAGGTCCACCCCGTGAACATCCTTCCCAGGGCTGAGGAGCTTCGGCTGGAAG from Deinococcus apachensis DSM 19763 encodes:
- a CDS encoding S8 family serine peptidase, producing MKKISLAAVVLTATLAACGQQAVSPTGSGSTVSHPAFATIDPAQVVTTKSGEMYVRNQLVVNLRGGSAEALASRLGGQVLDRIPELDVALIGLPAGQDARTVGVRLMREGQVRYAAAQVVERRETPVFRDAGLSSQAANQVFDTLPQYALDSNHMNAQAAWDAGFTGEGVKVGVIDDPADVSHPDLWANWAGKAFDPVTNTTYTDVQAWIDAIDGMDGKVDQKVDPEIEHGTAVTSTIAAAKDGKGISGVAPGAKFYTAAIFEPEFVGDYYVARAAIWSVNQGSQVLNNSWGGLGYSPLVKQAFDYALERNVTVVASAGNTAREEWRNPSQYPGLISSAALDINNNKAGFSTFGRNVSVAAPGVDVLLASPLFLNKDGSRKSGYTAPGGSGYQLISGTSFSGPYTSGAAAVILGAKPGLDPYQVRRLLEETADGSIGSNAAGFDRETGYGLIRMDRLAERLKSGDMPQAGGAARVRVEVQTQGGYVPGILADVILEGEGTDGAVYAVQTDADGYADFVSIAPGTYTLRVATPDLSLTGGQTSERDTFVGKLTVASGSAISTVAENRVVLTRGAVNLNPVDPYEPNDTLATAKPIAYNTRTQTAYIYGQDRDLDFFSFQGTAGDEITANVIARTTIGGGLDSFLVLRDASGKKLTFNDDSNGQDSSITYKLPATGTYYLEVSSCNILCKSEGDDPSQGSPDDSPFNKYILELLKP
- the cmk gene encoding (d)CMP kinase; translation: MIVTIDGVAASGKSSVASGVARALGVPYVSSGLLYRAATLLALEAGLNPEDAPALLAQLEANPLRLEPLAEGNRVWLEERDLTDDLHSSRVDAGVSAVARLSQVREWVNAQLRALPDPFVAEGRDMGTNVFPHADAKFYLTASPRVRAQRRARERAEDVPAIEAALVERDRRDAGQSAPAPDARVIDTSVLSLEGVIGAVLAGLPARTA
- a CDS encoding peptidylprolyl isomerase; the protein is MTKPAPLLLTALLTALLTLTACQKKADANAQTSTDQAATDTTKTDTQADASKTDSSGTDAAKTATVTTPGPIPSGYTQVPFLTDKPVREFKSEPTLSLQDGKDYYALIDTDKGQILADLYEQETPVTVNNFVFLARNHFFDGIRFHRVIQDFMAQTGDPKSVEDAKKAEWGTGGPGYQFADEFRTNLTFNSSGVLAMANSGPATNGSQFFITFAPTDFLNGKHTIFGKVVSGDDVMGKLTRTADTSSGQETPIEGVTPDKILTVRILTKG